The proteins below come from a single Rhodanobacter sp. LX-99 genomic window:
- a CDS encoding hemin uptake protein HemP, whose amino-acid sequence MPVLSLRQPLPSRAIPRPALPSPAPAAATARRVSSHALLEGERELVIQHQGSEYHLRLTRNDKLILTK is encoded by the coding sequence ATGCCCGTCCTGTCCTTGCGCCAACCGCTGCCGTCACGCGCGATCCCGCGGCCGGCTTTGCCGTCGCCGGCTCCAGCCGCGGCGACGGCCCGACGTGTCTCCAGCCATGCGCTGCTGGAAGGTGAGCGCGAGCTGGTGATCCAGCACCAGGGCAGCGAGTACCACCTGCGCCTGACCCGCAACGACAAGCTGATCCTGACCAAGTAG
- a CDS encoding GNAT family N-acetyltransferase translates to MSALPGPVPELETARLRLRAHRAGDHAERVAIWSDPEVTRFIGGRPLTGEEIWRRLLQFAGLWSVLGYGYWAVEEKSTGRYIGDIGFADFRRDLQPSLDGMLEFGWVLASHAHGKGYASEAVAAAIGWAEQHRPTLRAVCIIAPDNRASIRVAEKAGFRLWQSSSYHDSPTLVFTR, encoded by the coding sequence ATGTCCGCGCTGCCCGGGCCGGTGCCGGAGCTGGAGACCGCACGCCTTCGGTTGCGGGCGCACCGCGCCGGGGACCATGCCGAACGCGTGGCGATCTGGTCCGATCCCGAGGTGACCCGCTTCATCGGCGGCCGGCCGTTGACCGGAGAGGAAATCTGGCGTCGCCTCCTGCAGTTCGCGGGCCTGTGGAGTGTGCTGGGCTACGGCTACTGGGCCGTCGAGGAGAAGTCCACCGGGCGCTATATCGGCGACATCGGTTTCGCCGACTTCAGGCGCGACTTGCAGCCGTCGCTGGACGGCATGCTGGAGTTCGGCTGGGTCCTGGCGTCGCACGCGCACGGCAAGGGCTATGCGAGCGAAGCCGTGGCCGCCGCGATCGGCTGGGCGGAGCAGCATCGGCCGACCTTGCGCGCGGTCTGCATCATCGCGCCGGACAACCGCGCATCGATCCGTGTGGCGGAGAAGGCCGGCTTCCGGCTGTGGCAGTCGTCGAGCTATCACGACAGTCCCACCCTGGTGTTCACCCGCTAG
- the thiL gene encoding thiamine-phosphate kinase, which produces MEFRLIDRLRELTAQPRDDVRIGIGDDAAVLAPPPGKELAVAIDTLVEGVHFPPGTAAVDIGWKALAVNLSDLAAMGASPAWALLALTLPSADAAFVEGFAEGFAKLAQPHRLALVGGDTTRGPLTISVAVHGFVPPGQALTRAGARVGDAVLVTGTLGDAAAGLHALQHPPRDDDGRAGLRGFLIERLNRPTPRLAVGTALRGQATACVDVSDGLLADLGHICAASGVAAEIEAALLPRSSALLELYDDTTALHFALSGGDDYELCFTVPAARVAELQAGLARLGCGATKIGRIVEGEGVRVRAADGASLATDRPGWEHFA; this is translated from the coding sequence ATGGAATTCCGCCTGATCGACCGCCTCCGCGAACTTACCGCGCAGCCGCGCGACGACGTGCGCATCGGCATCGGCGACGACGCCGCGGTGCTGGCGCCGCCGCCGGGGAAAGAGCTTGCGGTGGCGATCGACACCCTGGTCGAGGGCGTGCATTTTCCCCCCGGTACGGCGGCAGTCGACATCGGCTGGAAGGCGCTGGCGGTGAATTTGTCCGACCTTGCGGCGATGGGGGCGAGTCCGGCCTGGGCGCTGCTGGCGCTGACCTTGCCCAGCGCGGACGCGGCCTTCGTCGAGGGTTTTGCCGAAGGCTTCGCGAAGCTGGCGCAGCCGCACCGGCTGGCCCTGGTCGGCGGCGACACCACGCGCGGGCCGTTGACGATCAGCGTGGCCGTGCATGGCTTCGTGCCGCCGGGCCAGGCGCTTACCCGCGCCGGCGCACGGGTCGGCGACGCGGTGCTGGTCACCGGCACGCTGGGCGACGCGGCCGCCGGCCTGCATGCCTTGCAGCATCCGCCGCGCGACGACGACGGCCGCGCCGGCCTGCGCGGCTTCCTGATCGAGCGGCTCAACCGGCCGACGCCGCGACTGGCGGTCGGCACGGCGCTGCGCGGACAAGCTACGGCGTGCGTCGACGTCTCCGACGGCCTGCTCGCCGATCTCGGCCATATCTGTGCCGCCAGCGGCGTCGCCGCGGAGATCGAGGCCGCCTTGCTGCCGCGCTCGTCGGCGCTGCTGGAGCTGTACGACGACACCACCGCGCTGCACTTCGCGTTGAGCGGCGGCGACGACTACGAACTGTGCTTCACCGTACCGGCAGCTCGCGTGGCCGAGCTGCAGGCCGGCCTGGCCCGGCTCGGCTGTGGCGCCACGAAGATCGGCCGCATCGTGGAAGGCGAGGGCGTGCGCGTGCGTGCGGCCGATGGCGCATCGCTGGCGACGGATCGACCGGGCTGGGAGCATTTCGCGTGA
- the ldcA gene encoding muramoyltetrapeptide carboxypeptidase: MSDTAIRLIAPSGYPHDRAAMARGVARLREAGCELEGLEVLDRSEQRYAGSDAERAADLNALAMRDELPDIALAIRGGYGATRLLTQLHYDALRERLDGSGTVLVGHSDFTALQLALHAKSGLCTFSGPMLGADFGAETLSEFTWRHFWDTVRAPSAQVEWTTTPGLELDVEGPLWGGNLAVLCSLIGTPYFPAIEGGILFVEDVGEPPFRIERMLYQLHLSGVLGRQRALLLGNFSQCRPSGYDNGYGLVDSFAQIRRASAMPVIDGLPTGHEPDKFTLPFGAPARLKVAGGTAQLSFSDYPHLPPQP; this comes from the coding sequence ATGTCCGATACCGCCATCCGCCTGATTGCCCCTTCGGGTTACCCGCACGATCGCGCCGCGATGGCGCGCGGCGTGGCGCGGCTGCGCGAGGCCGGTTGCGAGCTTGAGGGGCTGGAGGTGCTCGATCGCAGCGAGCAGCGTTATGCCGGCAGCGATGCGGAGCGGGCCGCCGACCTCAATGCGCTGGCCATGCGGGACGAGTTGCCGGATATCGCGCTGGCGATCCGCGGCGGCTACGGCGCCACGCGCCTGCTGACGCAACTGCATTACGACGCCTTGCGCGAGCGGCTGGATGGCAGTGGCACCGTGCTGGTCGGCCACAGCGATTTCACCGCGCTGCAGCTGGCGCTGCATGCGAAGAGCGGCCTGTGCACGTTCAGCGGCCCGATGCTGGGTGCCGATTTCGGCGCCGAGACGCTCAGCGAATTCACCTGGCGGCATTTCTGGGACACCGTGCGCGCGCCGTCCGCGCAAGTCGAGTGGACCACCACGCCAGGTCTCGAACTCGATGTCGAGGGGCCGCTGTGGGGCGGCAACCTGGCCGTGCTGTGCAGCTTGATCGGCACGCCATATTTTCCGGCGATCGAGGGCGGCATCCTGTTCGTCGAGGACGTCGGCGAGCCGCCGTTCCGGATCGAGCGGATGCTGTATCAGCTGCACCTGTCAGGCGTGCTGGGGCGCCAGCGCGCGTTGTTGCTGGGGAATTTCAGCCAGTGCCGGCCCAGCGGCTACGACAACGGCTACGGCCTGGTCGACAGTTTTGCGCAGATCCGCCGCGCCAGCGCGATGCCGGTGATCGACGGCCTGCCGACCGGCCACGAGCCGGACAAGTTCACCCTGCCGTTTGGCGCGCCGGCGCGGCTGAAAGTCGCCGGCGGCACGGCGCAACTGTCTTTCAGCGACTATCCGCATTTGCCGCCGCAGCCCTGA
- a CDS encoding phosphatidylglycerophosphatase A, whose protein sequence is MSAKKILNREQRRALLATPAGWLACGFGSGLAPVAQGTFGSLAALLPWLLLRELPLPMYLAVLLIGFAAGVWACNVASRALGVADHRSLVWDEFIGQWVALLPLLVLPAPWWAIALGFLLFRLFDVWKPWPISWLDRRVKGGMGVMVDDVVAGAFAAVVLALGLHLLR, encoded by the coding sequence GTGAGCGCGAAGAAGATCTTGAACCGAGAACAGCGACGTGCGTTGCTGGCCACGCCGGCCGGCTGGCTGGCCTGCGGTTTCGGTTCGGGCTTGGCGCCGGTGGCACAGGGCACGTTCGGTTCGCTGGCCGCGCTGCTGCCGTGGCTGCTGCTGCGCGAGCTGCCGTTGCCGATGTATCTGGCGGTGTTGCTGATCGGCTTTGCCGCAGGCGTGTGGGCCTGCAACGTGGCCAGCCGCGCGCTGGGCGTGGCCGACCACCGCAGTCTCGTGTGGGACGAGTTCATCGGCCAGTGGGTCGCGCTGCTGCCGTTGCTGGTGCTGCCCGCGCCGTGGTGGGCGATCGCGCTCGGCTTCCTGCTGTTCCGCCTGTTCGACGTGTGGAAGCCGTGGCCGATCAGTTGGCTCGACCGGCGCGTCAAGGGTGGCATGGGCGTGATGGTCGACGACGTGGTGGCCGGCGCGTTCGCCGCGGTCGTGCTGGCGCTGGGGCTGCACCTGCTTCGGTAA
- a CDS encoding NAD(P)-dependent alcohol dehydrogenase translates to MSSITGWAASAAGQPLKLATFDVGALGAEEVEVAVDYCGICHSDLSMIGNEWGNARYPFIPGHEVIGRVTALGAQAKGLSVGQRVGIGWTAESCMHCRPCLSGDQNLCAQSVATIGGHHGGFADKLRAHWAWTIPLPEGIDLASAGPLLCGGITVLKPFLAYDIKPTARVGVVGIGGLGHMAVKFAAAWGCEVTAFTSTMAKADEARGFGAHHVVASRDSAAIKAIAGSLDLLLVTVNVPMDWNALLNALAPKGRMHVVGAVLEPIPVPAFSLIGKQREVSGSPTGSPVDIARMLDFAARHDIRPQVEMFPMAQVNEALQRLADGKARYRIVLQAGG, encoded by the coding sequence ATGTCCTCGATCACGGGCTGGGCCGCCAGCGCGGCCGGCCAGCCGCTGAAACTGGCCACGTTCGACGTGGGCGCGCTGGGCGCCGAGGAAGTCGAGGTGGCGGTCGACTACTGCGGCATCTGCCACTCCGACCTGTCGATGATCGGCAACGAGTGGGGCAATGCGCGCTACCCGTTCATTCCCGGCCACGAAGTGATCGGCCGGGTCACCGCGCTGGGCGCGCAGGCGAAGGGGCTCAGCGTGGGCCAGCGCGTGGGTATCGGCTGGACCGCCGAAAGCTGCATGCACTGCCGCCCGTGCCTGTCCGGCGACCAGAACCTCTGCGCGCAATCGGTGGCGACCATCGGCGGCCATCACGGCGGCTTCGCCGACAAGCTGCGCGCGCACTGGGCGTGGACGATTCCGCTGCCCGAGGGCATCGACCTGGCCAGCGCCGGCCCGCTGCTGTGCGGCGGCATCACCGTGCTGAAGCCGTTTCTTGCCTACGACATCAAACCCACCGCGCGCGTCGGCGTGGTCGGCATCGGCGGGCTCGGCCACATGGCGGTGAAGTTCGCCGCGGCCTGGGGCTGCGAAGTCACCGCGTTCACCTCCACGATGGCCAAGGCCGACGAGGCGCGCGGATTCGGCGCGCACCACGTGGTCGCCAGCCGCGACAGCGCCGCGATCAAGGCGATCGCCGGCTCGCTCGACCTGCTGCTGGTCACCGTCAACGTACCGATGGACTGGAACGCGTTGCTCAATGCCCTCGCGCCGAAGGGCCGCATGCACGTGGTCGGTGCGGTGCTGGAACCGATCCCGGTGCCGGCGTTCAGCCTGATCGGCAAGCAGCGCGAAGTCTCCGGCTCACCCACCGGCTCGCCGGTCGACATCGCCCGCATGCTCGACTTCGCCGCCCGCCACGACATCCGCCCGCAGGTGGAGATGTTCCCGATGGCGCAGGTCAACGAGGCGCTGCAGCGCCTCGCGGACGGCAAGGCGCGCTACCGCATCGTGCTGCAGGCCGGGGGCTGA
- the ribE gene encoding 6,7-dimethyl-8-ribityllumazine synthase produces the protein MKIIEGDFATPKGRFAIVAGRFNGFVVEPLVAGARDALVRHGVKDDAIELVRVPGAWEIALAAHKLANSGKYAAVIALGAVIRGATPHFDYVAGECAKGLAQAAYSSGVPVAFGVLTTDSIEQAIERAGTKAGNKGADAAVAALEMVNLYGKLA, from the coding sequence ATGAAGATCATCGAAGGCGATTTCGCCACGCCGAAAGGCCGTTTTGCCATCGTCGCCGGCCGTTTCAACGGTTTCGTCGTGGAGCCGCTGGTGGCCGGGGCGCGCGACGCGCTGGTGCGCCATGGCGTGAAGGATGATGCGATCGAACTGGTCCGCGTGCCGGGTGCGTGGGAGATCGCGCTGGCCGCGCACAAGCTGGCCAATTCCGGCAAGTACGCCGCGGTGATCGCGCTGGGCGCGGTGATCCGCGGCGCCACCCCGCACTTCGACTACGTCGCCGGCGAATGCGCCAAGGGCCTGGCCCAGGCCGCCTACAGCTCCGGCGTGCCGGTGGCGTTCGGCGTGCTGACCACCGACAGCATCGAGCAGGCGATCGAGCGCGCCGGCACCAAGGCCGGCAACAAGGGCGCCGACGCCGCGGTCGCCGCGCTGGAAATGGTCAATCTGTACGGAAAACTGGCATGA
- a CDS encoding aldo/keto reductase — protein MLYRRLGTSGLQLSALSFGAWVTFGKQVGRAQARELLALAHDRGVNFFDNAETYNNGVAEQVMGDVLADLRFPRDSYCVSSKVFFGAVDKPLPTQRGLSRKHVTEACHQALQRLRVDYLDLYFCHRADPDTPIAETVAAMDTLVRQGKVLYWGTSEWPAEAIHEAHQIARENHLVAPVMEQPQYNLLHRERVEVEYAPLYEAYGMGTTIWSPLASGLLSGKYNDGVPAGSRLAQPGYEWLRESVLGHGDERLDKVRALQPIAAELGTSLAQLAIAWCLLNPHVSTVMLGASKREQLEQNLDALELLPRLDAAVAQRMRRIVEAG, from the coding sequence ATGCTTTACCGTCGCCTCGGCACCTCCGGCCTGCAACTTTCCGCGCTGTCGTTCGGCGCCTGGGTCACCTTCGGCAAGCAGGTCGGGCGCGCGCAGGCGCGCGAGCTGCTGGCGCTGGCGCACGATCGCGGGGTGAACTTCTTCGACAACGCCGAGACCTACAACAACGGCGTGGCCGAGCAGGTGATGGGCGACGTGCTGGCCGACCTGCGCTTTCCGCGCGACAGCTACTGCGTCTCCAGCAAGGTGTTCTTCGGCGCGGTCGACAAGCCGCTGCCGACCCAGCGCGGGCTGTCGCGCAAGCACGTGACGGAAGCCTGCCACCAGGCGCTGCAGCGCCTGCGCGTGGATTACCTGGACCTGTATTTCTGCCATCGCGCCGATCCGGACACGCCGATCGCGGAAACCGTGGCGGCGATGGATACGCTGGTGCGCCAGGGCAAGGTGCTGTACTGGGGCACCAGCGAGTGGCCGGCCGAGGCGATCCACGAGGCGCACCAGATCGCCCGCGAGAATCATCTGGTCGCGCCGGTGATGGAGCAGCCGCAGTACAACCTGCTGCACCGCGAGCGGGTCGAAGTGGAATACGCGCCGCTGTACGAGGCCTACGGCATGGGCACCACGATCTGGTCGCCGCTGGCGTCCGGGCTGCTCAGCGGCAAGTACAACGACGGCGTGCCGGCCGGTTCGCGGCTGGCCCAGCCCGGCTATGAGTGGCTGCGCGAGAGCGTGCTGGGCCACGGCGACGAACGCCTGGACAAGGTGCGCGCGCTGCAGCCGATTGCCGCCGAGCTGGGCACCAGCCTGGCGCAGCTGGCGATCGCCTGGTGCCTGCTCAATCCGCACGTTTCCACCGTGATGCTCGGCGCCAGCAAGCGCGAGCAGCTGGAGCAGAACCTGGACGCGCTGGAACTGTTGCCGCGGCTGGATGCGGCGGTGGCGCAGCGGATGCGGCGGATCGTCGAGGCAGGTTGA
- a CDS encoding amino acid permease has product MRNGNTIGFWTCTALVVGNVIGMGIFVLPASLAPFGFNALIGWIIVLAGCLVLARVFSHLARALPDAEGPYGYIRRTLGELPAYMALWAYWVSMWLTNAALATGVVGYMTVVFPPLGALPPALFALCLLWSVVVVNLFGVRTGGGVQIATTALKLLPMLAIALLGGWLLLTSPASYTAHLPTTPITLAEVMAASTIALFAMLGIESASVPAARVDDPGRTIPRSTMTGTVLTAIIYIIVSTVPLLLIRQQELAQASAPFALLMDRFAVAGSGRWLALFVVISGLGALNGWTLLAGELTRTMAVNGVLPAVLARNNRHGAPAVALLVIGALASAMVWMSYSKSLVAAFTFLTRVVTAANLPLYLCCALALIVLWRRRSATCATRRVLLVAVTCVAFVVFAFVGIGHEPFVYALGLIAAGLPLYALMRLRRRNAPPAEVIPE; this is encoded by the coding sequence ATGCGCAACGGCAACACGATCGGCTTCTGGACCTGCACCGCGCTGGTCGTGGGCAACGTCATCGGCATGGGCATCTTCGTGCTGCCGGCATCGCTGGCGCCGTTCGGATTCAACGCGCTGATCGGCTGGATCATCGTGCTGGCCGGCTGTCTCGTTCTGGCCCGCGTGTTCTCGCACCTGGCCCGTGCCCTGCCCGATGCCGAAGGCCCGTACGGCTACATCCGCCGCACGCTGGGCGAGCTGCCGGCGTACATGGCGCTGTGGGCGTACTGGGTGTCGATGTGGCTCACCAATGCCGCGCTCGCCACCGGCGTGGTCGGCTACATGACGGTGGTGTTCCCGCCGCTGGGCGCGCTCCCGCCGGCACTGTTCGCGCTGTGCCTGCTGTGGTCGGTGGTGGTGGTCAACCTGTTCGGCGTGCGCACCGGCGGCGGCGTGCAGATCGCCACCACGGCACTGAAGCTGTTGCCGATGCTGGCGATCGCGCTGCTCGGCGGCTGGCTGCTGCTGACCTCGCCGGCAAGCTATACCGCGCACCTGCCGACCACGCCGATCACCCTGGCCGAGGTGATGGCGGCCTCGACTATCGCCCTGTTCGCGATGCTCGGCATCGAATCGGCCAGCGTGCCGGCGGCGCGGGTGGACGACCCGGGGCGCACGATTCCGCGCTCGACCATGACCGGCACCGTGCTGACCGCGATCATCTACATCATCGTCTCCACCGTGCCGCTGCTGCTGATCCGGCAGCAGGAGCTGGCCCAGGCAAGCGCACCGTTCGCGTTGCTGATGGACCGTTTCGCCGTCGCCGGTTCCGGGCGCTGGCTGGCGCTGTTCGTGGTGATCAGCGGACTGGGCGCGCTCAATGGCTGGACCCTGCTCGCCGGCGAACTGACCCGCACGATGGCCGTCAACGGCGTGCTGCCGGCGGTGCTGGCGCGCAACAACCGCCACGGCGCGCCGGCGGTGGCGCTGCTGGTGATCGGTGCGCTCGCCTCGGCGATGGTCTGGATGAGCTACAGCAAGTCGCTGGTGGCGGCGTTCACCTTCCTCACCCGGGTGGTGACCGCCGCCAACCTGCCGCTCTACCTGTGCTGCGCACTCGCGCTGATCGTGCTGTGGCGGCGGCGCAGCGCGACGTGCGCCACGCGCCGGGTGCTGCTGGTCGCCGTCACCTGCGTGGCGTTCGTGGTCTTCGCCTTCGTCGGCATCGGCCACGAGCCGTTCGTGTACGCGCTGGGGCTGATCGCGGCCGGCCTGCCGCTGTACGCGCTCATGCGCCTGCGCCGCAGGAACGCGCCACCCGCCGAGGTCATTCCGGAATGA
- the nusB gene encoding transcription antitermination factor NusB, whose product MSQHSQGLDMQARSRARRRALQALYAWQLSGSHMNAVIEQFRHEQDMEVADLEYFEDLLHGVEKNVEALDECLRPHIDREVAQIDPIERAALRLAAYELKFRPDVPYRVIINEAIEVTKRFGADHGHSYVNGVLDKLAGELRAVEKKG is encoded by the coding sequence ATGAGCCAGCATTCGCAGGGCCTCGACATGCAGGCGCGCTCGCGTGCCCGCCGCCGCGCACTGCAGGCGCTGTACGCATGGCAGTTGAGCGGCAGCCACATGAATGCGGTGATAGAGCAGTTCCGCCACGAGCAGGACATGGAAGTGGCCGACCTCGAATACTTCGAGGACCTGCTGCACGGCGTGGAGAAGAACGTCGAGGCGCTCGACGAATGCCTGCGCCCGCATATCGACCGCGAGGTGGCGCAGATCGATCCGATCGAGCGCGCCGCGCTGCGGCTGGCCGCGTACGAGCTGAAGTTCCGTCCGGACGTGCCGTACCGGGTGATCATCAACGAGGCGATCGAGGTCACCAAGCGCTTCGGCGCCGACCACGGCCACAGCTACGTCAACGGCGTGCTGGACAAGCTGGCCGGCGAGTTGCGCGCGGTCGAGAAGAAGGGCTGA
- a CDS encoding FAD-dependent oxidoreductase — protein sequence MRDPRYDILFTPLKIGPVTAKNRFFQVPHCNGMGHAMPLAHAAMRETKAEGGWAVVSTEECEIHPSGDLTPYVEARLWDDRDIPALALMCDKVHAHGALAALELSHNGPTASNLYSREVLLAPSHQPTKYGYPHQARAMTLHDIREYRRWHREAAIRGKRAGMDIIYVYAAHDLSLAMHFLQRRRNQRSDEYGGSLENRVRLLREVLQDTKDAVGDTCAVALRFATEELLGPGGVELAEAKDIVGMLAELPDLWDVNVAAWYNDSVPSRFAGEGAQEPFIDFVKQTTSKPVVGVGRFTSPDTMVSQLKRGVLDMIGCARPSIADPFLPRKIEEGRVDDIRECIGCNICVSGDMTISPIRCTQNPTMGEEWRKGWHPERIAPKRSASRVLVVGAGPAGLEAARALGQRGYEVSLAEARRELGGRVTREARLPGLAEWARVRDWRMGQIDKFANIAVYLDSALTAQDVLDFGAEHVVLATGCHWRRDGYGRSNGFAIPGFAGNSRVFTPDDLMDGHLPEGRVVVFDDDGFYYGSVAAEILRRRGCEVTHLTPDDSIAPWSQHTLDYRHIRKRMAKLGIEAMVSQDIIGFDGTTLTVEDVWTHQRRELACDAIVTVTARVPDDALYQELRRREAEWSAAGVRSLRCIGDAEAPGLIAHAVYAGHRYARELEEPASDEVAFKRHFHAAHADDLRRETQAQESP from the coding sequence ATGAGAGATCCGCGCTACGACATCCTGTTCACCCCGCTCAAGATCGGCCCGGTGACGGCGAAGAACCGCTTCTTCCAGGTGCCGCACTGCAACGGCATGGGCCACGCGATGCCGCTGGCGCACGCGGCGATGCGCGAGACCAAGGCCGAGGGCGGCTGGGCGGTGGTCTCCACCGAGGAGTGCGAGATCCATCCCAGCGGCGACCTCACGCCCTACGTCGAGGCGCGGCTGTGGGACGACCGCGACATCCCCGCGCTGGCGCTGATGTGCGACAAGGTGCACGCGCACGGCGCGCTGGCCGCGCTGGAGCTGTCGCACAACGGCCCCACCGCGTCGAACCTGTATTCGCGCGAGGTGCTGCTGGCGCCGTCGCACCAGCCGACCAAGTACGGCTACCCGCACCAGGCGCGCGCGATGACCCTGCACGACATCCGCGAATACCGGCGCTGGCATCGCGAGGCGGCGATCCGCGGCAAGCGCGCGGGGATGGACATCATCTACGTCTACGCCGCGCACGACCTGTCGCTGGCGATGCATTTCCTGCAGCGCCGGCGCAACCAGCGCAGCGACGAGTACGGCGGTTCCCTGGAGAACCGCGTGCGTCTGCTGCGCGAGGTGCTGCAGGACACGAAGGATGCCGTGGGCGACACCTGCGCGGTGGCGCTGCGCTTCGCCACCGAGGAACTGCTCGGCCCCGGCGGCGTGGAGCTGGCCGAGGCCAAGGACATCGTGGGCATGCTGGCCGAGCTGCCGGATCTCTGGGACGTGAACGTCGCCGCCTGGTACAACGACTCGGTGCCCTCGCGCTTCGCCGGCGAGGGTGCGCAGGAGCCGTTCATCGACTTCGTCAAGCAGACCACCAGCAAGCCGGTGGTGGGCGTGGGCCGCTTCACCTCGCCGGACACCATGGTGTCGCAGCTCAAGCGCGGCGTGCTGGACATGATCGGCTGCGCGCGCCCGTCGATCGCGGATCCCTTTTTGCCGCGCAAGATCGAGGAAGGCCGCGTCGACGACATCCGCGAATGCATCGGCTGCAACATCTGCGTCTCCGGCGACATGACCATCTCGCCGATCCGCTGCACGCAGAACCCGACGATGGGCGAGGAATGGCGCAAGGGCTGGCATCCGGAACGGATCGCGCCGAAGCGCTCGGCCAGCCGCGTGCTGGTGGTCGGTGCCGGGCCGGCCGGGCTGGAAGCCGCGCGTGCGCTCGGTCAGCGCGGCTATGAGGTGAGCCTGGCCGAAGCGCGCCGCGAGCTCGGCGGCCGCGTCACCCGCGAGGCGCGCCTGCCCGGCCTGGCCGAATGGGCGCGCGTGCGCGACTGGCGCATGGGACAGATCGACAAGTTCGCGAATATAGCCGTCTATCTCGATTCGGCCTTGACCGCACAGGACGTGCTCGACTTCGGCGCCGAGCACGTGGTGCTGGCCACCGGCTGCCACTGGCGCCGCGACGGCTATGGGCGCAGCAACGGTTTCGCCATCCCCGGCTTCGCGGGCAATTCCCGTGTGTTCACGCCCGACGACCTGATGGATGGCCACCTGCCGGAAGGACGCGTGGTCGTATTCGACGACGACGGCTTCTACTACGGCAGCGTCGCGGCCGAGATTTTGCGCCGGCGCGGCTGCGAGGTGACCCACCTGACCCCGGACGACAGCATCGCGCCGTGGAGCCAGCACACGCTCGACTACCGGCATATCCGCAAGCGGATGGCCAAACTCGGCATCGAGGCGATGGTATCGCAGGACATCATCGGCTTCGACGGCACGACCCTGACCGTCGAGGACGTCTGGACCCATCAGCGCCGGGAGCTCGCCTGCGACGCGATAGTCACGGTGACCGCCCGCGTGCCCGACGATGCGCTGTACCAGGAGCTGCGGCGGCGCGAAGCGGAATGGTCCGCCGCCGGCGTGCGATCGTTGCGCTGCATCGGCGACGCCGAGGCGCCCGGGCTGATCGCGCATGCGGTCTACGCCGGCCATCGCTACGCCCGCGAACTGGAGGAACCCGCCTCCGATGAGGTCGCGTTCAAGCGGCACTTCCATGCCGCCCACGCCGACGACCTGCGGCGCGAGACGCAGGCGCAGGAATCTCCCTGA